In the Ruminococcus sp. OA3 genome, one interval contains:
- a CDS encoding histidine kinase yields the protein MDRIDTGTSLKKRIKICAALLAALALLMTIYILFLLNELKENNKAAFDSGRTTGMILLLLLCGYLVFTYNYLVIPYLKTRRVLDNFNKGIVFEDVFSLPYPFTPELEIALAKLEALLDKKESLRLSVEQSKYLALQNQINPHFLYNTLDAIRGDVLMAGLHNISDTIEALSTYFAYSISNLEQYATLSEELRNVQAYITVQKYRFGEALQFSVIYEEDREQLQDLYIPRMVLQPIVENAIYHGLEIRNKRGNIQLRIQMTRKTVIIDIIDDGVGMSQKAVEVLNLKLTHAEAGLGNAEQKRKGIALVNVNSRIKLLFGHEFGMYVYSNEGVGTDVKLTLPIVKEPK from the coding sequence ATGGATCGTATTGATACAGGGACCTCCCTGAAAAAGCGGATTAAGATATGTGCAGCCCTGCTTGCGGCGCTTGCCCTTCTGATGACAATTTATATCCTGTTTCTTTTAAACGAGTTAAAGGAGAATAATAAAGCGGCATTTGACAGCGGCAGAACAACAGGAATGATACTGCTGCTTCTGCTCTGCGGGTACCTGGTGTTTACTTATAATTACCTGGTGATTCCATATTTGAAAACGCGGAGAGTCCTGGATAATTTCAACAAAGGCATTGTGTTTGAAGATGTTTTTTCGCTTCCGTATCCATTTACTCCGGAACTGGAAATCGCCCTTGCCAAACTTGAGGCGCTGCTTGATAAGAAAGAGTCTCTGAGACTTTCGGTTGAACAGTCAAAATACCTTGCTCTTCAGAACCAGATCAACCCGCATTTTCTTTATAATACTCTGGATGCTATCCGGGGAGATGTGCTGATGGCGGGTCTTCATAATATCTCGGATACGATAGAAGCATTGTCAACCTACTTCGCATATTCGATCTCCAATCTGGAACAGTATGCCACGTTGTCGGAAGAGCTGCGGAATGTGCAGGCTTATATCACGGTACAGAAATACCGTTTCGGAGAAGCCCTGCAGTTTTCTGTTATTTATGAGGAAGACCGGGAACAGCTTCAGGATTTATATATTCCGCGTATGGTGCTGCAGCCCATTGTAGAAAATGCGATCTACCACGGGCTGGAAATCCGCAACAAGCGCGGAAATATCCAGCTGCGTATTCAGATGACGAGAAAAACTGTGATTATTGACATTATTGACGATGGCGTCGGTATGTCACAGAAGGCAGTGGAAGTACTGAATCTGAAACTGACACATGCGGAAGCAGGACTGGGAAATGCGGAGCAGAAGAGAAAGGGAATCGCACTTGTCAATGTCAACAGCAGGATCAAACTGTTGTTCGGTCATGAATTCGGAATGTATGTCTACAGTAATGAGGGAGTCGGTACAGATGTCAAGCTGACACTCCCTATTGTAAAAGAACCAAAATAG
- a CDS encoding ATP-binding cassette domain-containing protein produces MQEELLKIENGMKNIDGYDILAGVQIQVFKNKICGIMSGEQQELEVLWEILQGKQKLDYGTFYINERKVSEEDAPEVLKENVTVIDGSSHLIGSLSLAENLFVISRDYKERFLDLEKLEKKLEILFDMFHISIDIHTSVSQLSHMEQFKIELLKAYTIGIKLVLVDIRSNNLPSEEVDELFELIGKMKERNITFIVWNPVLEQTLHFSDQLLIIKNGRTARIFGQSEFDEKVITRILLGNPEKSLRFGQLSQRSQLAFRMEHVSENYLFRASFEIYSGEIVCIHCDEEQGLSHFYKVMSGETQVRNGKMTIGSKDFTPKCLEDAIEHGVGFIENISYTQTLFYQMTVLENVCIVKGNYLKAIWWKRRYRDSIRNTINSVFGKDICDKRLGELTETELQKVLFCRFMIFHPKLLVLVNPFIGGCINMNEESLKNIQMTADRGIAVLILTGSRMKVPQLHGRHLILTKAGVLMERIQRYE; encoded by the coding sequence ATGCAGGAAGAATTGCTGAAAATCGAAAATGGTATGAAAAATATAGATGGCTATGACATTCTCGCAGGTGTTCAGATCCAGGTGTTTAAAAATAAAATCTGCGGAATCATGTCCGGTGAGCAGCAGGAGCTGGAGGTCCTGTGGGAGATTCTGCAGGGTAAACAAAAACTGGATTACGGAACCTTTTATATCAATGAACGGAAGGTGAGTGAAGAGGATGCACCGGAGGTTCTGAAAGAAAACGTAACAGTGATCGATGGCAGCTCCCATCTGATTGGCAGTCTGTCACTGGCCGAAAATCTGTTTGTCATATCAAGAGATTATAAAGAACGGTTCCTGGATCTGGAAAAGCTGGAAAAAAAGCTGGAAATCCTGTTTGATATGTTTCATATAAGCATTGACATTCACACCTCTGTATCACAGCTGAGTCATATGGAACAGTTTAAGATTGAGCTTCTGAAAGCCTATACAATAGGGATTAAGCTGGTACTTGTCGATATTCGAAGCAACAATCTGCCGTCCGAAGAAGTGGACGAGTTGTTTGAGCTGATCGGCAAAATGAAAGAACGTAATATCACATTTATCGTATGGAATCCGGTCCTTGAACAGACACTTCATTTTTCAGATCAGCTGCTGATCATTAAAAATGGAAGGACGGCCCGCATATTCGGACAATCTGAATTTGACGAGAAGGTTATAACCAGAATCCTGCTGGGGAATCCGGAAAAATCACTTCGGTTCGGACAGCTTTCACAGCGCAGCCAGCTGGCATTCCGAATGGAACACGTCTCCGAAAATTATCTGTTTCGAGCCAGTTTTGAGATTTACAGCGGTGAAATCGTCTGTATTCACTGCGATGAGGAGCAGGGACTGTCTCATTTTTATAAGGTTATGAGCGGTGAAACACAGGTGAGAAATGGTAAGATGACGATCGGTTCCAAAGACTTCACACCGAAATGCCTGGAAGATGCAATAGAGCATGGAGTTGGCTTTATTGAAAATATTTCATATACCCAGACTCTGTTTTATCAGATGACGGTGCTGGAAAATGTATGTATTGTCAAAGGCAACTATCTCAAAGCGATCTGGTGGAAGCGCAGATACAGGGACAGCATACGCAATACGATTAATTCTGTTTTCGGAAAAGACATCTGTGATAAACGATTAGGTGAACTGACGGAAACGGAGCTGCAGAAAGTACTTTTTTGCCGCTTCATGATCTTTCATCCGAAACTGCTGGTACTGGTCAACCCTTTTATCGGCGGATGTATCAATATGAATGAGGAATCTCTGAAAAATATTCAGATGACCGCTGACCGCGGGATTGCGGTTCTGATCCTTACCGGGAGCAGAATGAAGGTGCCGCAGCTGCATGGACGGCATCTGATTCTCACAAAAGCAGGCGTGTTAATGGAAAGGATACAGCGTTATGAATAG
- a CDS encoding ABC transporter permease → MNSKRESQYFFYSSLWILAILIVCGAIFCPGFLSGFNATSILRQISYITLMAYGATVIIMLGHINVAYGSEMALIGCVSCEVMVVTGNIVLAILAALLLGALIGLFIAFIVTRFGIPSFIVTLIVSMISRGAAMVFTNSAPITNLGKYTVIGQGMVGKIPVPVFIMAMGFFIIWAIVNKTGFGRQVIAVGENVKASKASGIRVKHVIMKTYILDGVFTAVAAVVFMARMNSGIPASGESSEFDVITAVVLGGTSLTGGTGNVIGTVIGAMIVGMINNMLNLWGINYNWQSIIKGIFIMLVIIIDYSVKKQKKPIL, encoded by the coding sequence ATGAATAGCAAACGGGAAAGTCAATATTTTTTTTACAGCAGTCTCTGGATTCTGGCCATACTGATCGTGTGCGGAGCTATTTTCTGTCCCGGTTTCCTGAGCGGCTTTAATGCGACGAGTATCCTGCGGCAGATTTCCTATATTACTCTGATGGCATACGGCGCTACAGTCATCATCATGCTCGGTCATATCAATGTTGCCTACGGGTCAGAAATGGCTCTGATCGGATGTGTCTCCTGTGAAGTCATGGTCGTTACCGGGAATATAGTTCTGGCAATACTTGCCGCCCTGCTGCTGGGAGCCCTGATCGGTCTGTTTATCGCCTTTATTGTCACCAGATTCGGGATTCCCTCTTTCATCGTAACACTGATCGTCAGCATGATCTCGAGGGGAGCGGCTATGGTCTTCACGAACAGCGCACCGATAACAAACCTTGGAAAGTATACGGTGATAGGGCAGGGGATGGTAGGAAAAATTCCGGTGCCTGTTTTTATCATGGCGATGGGTTTCTTTATCATCTGGGCGATCGTAAATAAAACCGGTTTCGGAAGACAGGTCATTGCTGTCGGTGAAAATGTGAAAGCATCCAAAGCATCCGGGATCCGTGTAAAACATGTCATTATGAAAACCTATATTCTGGACGGAGTTTTCACTGCGGTTGCAGCGGTTGTCTTTATGGCACGTATGAATTCCGGTATTCCAGCATCGGGAGAGTCAAGTGAGTTCGATGTGATCACCGCCGTTGTACTGGGCGGAACTTCTCTGACAGGGGGCACGGGAAATGTGATCGGTACGGTCATCGGCGCAATGATCGTCGGGATGATCAACAACATGCTGAATCTGTGGGGAATCAATTATAACTGGCAGAGCATCATCAAGGGAATTTTTATCATGCTGGTTATCATCATTGATTACTCGGTCAAGAAGCAAAAAAAGCCTATTTTATGA
- a CDS encoding tyrosine-type recombinase/integrase translates to MNKRTTYHEQTDIHNIMKLREVLKTLPAFARDYFRSIDATTTTKTRISYAYDIRVFFQFLLEENPVFKNQSMDSFTVDVLDQIQALDIEEYMEYLKVYKGNGENLNTNGERGLKRKISALRSFYAYYYKREMIHTNPTVLIDMPKIHEKAIIRLDTDEVAMLLDHIEHCGDHLTGQKKVYYEKTKERDLALVTLLLGTGVRVSECVGLDVEDIDFKNNGIKVTRKGGNEMIVYFGGEVEKALKNYLEVRRGITPVTGHEHALFYSTQRKRIGIQAVENLVKKYTREITTTKKITPHKLRSTYGTTLYQETGDIYLVADVLGHKDVNTTKKHYAAIDDDRRRKAAGVVKLRED, encoded by the coding sequence ATGAACAAACGTACAACCTACCACGAACAGACCGATATACATAATATCATGAAGCTGCGTGAAGTTTTAAAGACGCTACCGGCGTTTGCGCGCGACTATTTTCGTTCGATTGACGCTACAACGACCACAAAAACAAGAATTTCCTATGCTTATGATATCCGTGTATTCTTTCAGTTTCTGCTTGAGGAAAATCCTGTTTTTAAAAATCAATCCATGGACTCTTTTACCGTCGATGTGCTCGATCAAATTCAGGCGCTCGACATTGAGGAATATATGGAATATCTGAAGGTTTACAAAGGCAACGGTGAAAATCTTAATACGAACGGTGAACGCGGCTTAAAACGTAAAATTTCTGCTTTGCGCAGCTTTTATGCTTATTATTACAAACGGGAAATGATCCATACAAATCCTACAGTGTTGATCGATATGCCGAAAATCCATGAAAAAGCCATTATCCGGCTTGATACGGATGAAGTTGCTATGCTGCTTGATCATATCGAGCACTGTGGTGATCATCTGACCGGTCAGAAAAAGGTTTATTATGAAAAAACAAAGGAACGTGATTTGGCGCTCGTCACTCTCCTGCTTGGAACAGGTGTTCGGGTTTCCGAATGTGTCGGACTGGACGTTGAAGATATCGATTTTAAGAATAACGGAATCAAGGTAACGAGAAAAGGCGGAAACGAAATGATCGTCTATTTCGGCGGGGAGGTAGAGAAGGCATTAAAAAATTATCTGGAGGTGCGCAGAGGAATTACTCCGGTAACCGGACATGAGCACGCACTCTTCTACTCTACCCAGCGCAAGCGCATTGGAATTCAGGCAGTCGAAAATCTTGTTAAAAAATACACCAGAGAAATTACAACCACGAAAAAAATCACGCCTCATAAGCTTCGTAGTACTTATGGTACCACGCTGTACCAGGAAACGGGTGATATTTATCTTGTCGCTGATGTTCTGGGACATAAAGACGTGAATACAACGAAAAAGCATTATGCTGCCATTGATGACGACAGGCGCAGAAAGGCTGCCGGAGTTGTGAAACTGAGGGAGGATTAG
- a CDS encoding flavodoxin family protein, with amino-acid sequence MKLMIHDLTEDALHRISSKIEADDIVITGNDNIRPCIGCFGCWLKTPGACIIRDAYQQMGKYIAMCSEMLIISKCTYGCYSPPVKNILDRSISYIHPYFTIKNGEMHHQQRYKKDLTMRVIFYGDDTTVQEKEIAQKLVTANAVNLYGTVASVTFLDSIQEMEELNI; translated from the coding sequence ATGAAATTAATGATTCACGATTTAACTGAGGATGCCCTGCACAGGATATCCTCTAAAATTGAGGCTGATGACATTGTCATAACCGGAAATGACAATATCCGCCCCTGTATCGGCTGCTTCGGGTGCTGGCTGAAGACGCCGGGTGCCTGCATTATCAGGGATGCGTATCAGCAGATGGGAAAATACATCGCCATGTGCAGCGAAATGCTTATCATCAGCAAATGTACCTATGGCTGCTACAGCCCGCCTGTTAAAAACATACTGGACAGAAGCATATCCTATATCCACCCCTACTTTACGATAAAAAACGGGGAAATGCATCATCAGCAGAGATATAAGAAAGATCTGACCATGAGGGTCATATTCTACGGTGATGACACAACCGTTCAGGAAAAAGAAATTGCGCAGAAATTGGTGACAGCGAATGCAGTTAACCTGTATGGCACCGTAGCATCTGTGACTTTTCTGGATTCCATACAGGAAATGGAGGAACTGAACATATGA
- a CDS encoding NAD(P)H-dependent oxidoreductase yields the protein MKISLINGSPKTKGSASGVILKELQELLSPKDHIVNLHFTKHRPDEGDVDLLQDCDAIVFAFPLYVDALPSHLVSCLIQLENSFKNTAFPHNCTVYAIVNCGFYEGRQNVLALDIMKCWCEKAGVVWGGGLGIGGGGMMPVLGNIAPGKGPKKNFSHALETLSDRISRRESGKNICFSPNFPRFLYKIAAEIGWRQAVKNNGLKTHDLWNRQI from the coding sequence ATGAAAATATCTTTGATAAACGGCAGCCCCAAGACAAAGGGCAGCGCATCAGGTGTTATACTGAAAGAACTTCAGGAACTGCTCTCTCCCAAGGATCATATTGTGAACCTCCACTTTACAAAACACCGGCCTGACGAGGGGGATGTTGACCTTCTGCAAGATTGCGATGCTATCGTTTTCGCATTTCCACTCTATGTTGATGCTCTCCCATCACATCTGGTATCATGCCTGATTCAGTTGGAAAATTCATTTAAAAATACCGCCTTTCCGCACAACTGCACAGTATATGCTATTGTAAACTGCGGATTTTACGAAGGCCGCCAGAATGTGCTTGCTTTGGATATCATGAAATGCTGGTGTGAGAAAGCAGGCGTTGTCTGGGGCGGAGGACTTGGCATCGGCGGAGGAGGAATGATGCCTGTGCTGGGCAATATCGCCCCCGGCAAAGGACCCAAGAAAAACTTTTCCCATGCATTGGAAACACTATCGGACAGAATTTCCCGGCGGGAATCCGGCAAAAACATATGCTTTTCTCCCAATTTCCCGAGATTTCTATACAAAATCGCAGCTGAAATCGGCTGGCGGCAGGCAGTGAAAAATAATGGTTTGAAAACTCATGACCTGTGGAACAGACAGATTTGA